Proteins from a genomic interval of Xanthomonas sp. AM6:
- a CDS encoding SH3 domain-containing protein, with amino-acid sequence MNTMRGLCLLLAAALSGPAVAASTVDAVPFQLQASQLQADYWIARLPAAPRPLLDAPQVQAFNAHLLRHDASMHDLQALPERYTAEQVRTQVRSLSAAPARTLYDADGAALDATRLAALQSALALDAIPAQVTPRYALVVRRADLRTFPTQQRAFSGRDDHDIDRFQESALYPGTAVAILHASRDGQWLFVLAPNYAAWVERERVAEGERAAVLDYARRTPRLVVTGARALTAFTPELPAASHLSLDMGSALPLLEDWPAQQAVNGQSPLAAYVVQLPLREADGRLRLAPALVPRGADVATAPLPATHRNLLRQAFKFLGERYGWGNDYDARDCSGFVSDVYRSLGIGLPRNTGDQARSPSLAAVPYAAAAPLAQRQRALAQLQVGDLVYIPGHVMMVIGHDRGHTWVIHDVAGASYRDASGQLQRARLNGVSVTPLEPLLLGDGTPFIDRITRIQRVRPVPAE; translated from the coding sequence ATGAACACGATGCGTGGCCTGTGCTTGCTGCTGGCCGCGGCGCTGAGCGGCCCCGCCGTCGCGGCCAGCACCGTCGATGCGGTGCCGTTCCAGCTGCAGGCCAGCCAGTTGCAGGCGGACTACTGGATCGCGCGCCTGCCCGCTGCGCCGCGCCCGCTGCTCGACGCGCCGCAGGTGCAGGCCTTCAACGCGCACCTGCTGCGCCACGACGCGTCGATGCACGACTTGCAGGCGCTGCCGGAACGCTACACGGCCGAGCAGGTGCGCACGCAAGTGCGTTCGCTGTCGGCGGCGCCGGCGCGCACGCTCTACGACGCGGACGGCGCCGCGCTCGACGCCACGCGGCTGGCGGCCTTGCAGTCCGCGCTGGCCCTGGACGCGATTCCCGCACAGGTCACGCCGCGCTACGCGCTGGTGGTGCGTCGCGCCGACCTGCGCACTTTCCCCACCCAGCAACGCGCGTTCAGCGGCCGCGACGACCACGACATCGACCGCTTCCAGGAATCGGCGCTGTATCCGGGCACCGCGGTGGCGATCCTGCACGCCAGCCGCGATGGCCAATGGCTGTTCGTGCTGGCGCCGAACTACGCGGCATGGGTCGAACGCGAGCGCGTGGCCGAAGGCGAGCGCGCCGCGGTGCTGGACTACGCACGGCGCACGCCGCGGCTGGTGGTCACCGGCGCGCGCGCGCTGACCGCGTTCACTCCCGAACTGCCGGCGGCCTCGCACCTGTCGCTGGACATGGGCAGCGCCCTGCCGCTGCTCGAGGACTGGCCCGCGCAGCAGGCGGTCAATGGCCAGTCGCCGCTGGCCGCGTACGTGGTGCAACTGCCGCTGCGCGAGGCCGATGGCCGGCTGCGGCTGGCGCCCGCGCTGGTACCGCGCGGCGCCGACGTCGCCACCGCGCCGCTGCCGGCCACCCACCGCAACCTGCTGCGGCAGGCGTTCAAGTTCCTCGGCGAGCGCTACGGCTGGGGCAACGACTACGACGCGCGCGACTGCAGCGGCTTCGTCTCCGACGTCTACCGCAGCCTGGGCATCGGGTTGCCGCGCAATACCGGCGACCAGGCGCGCAGCCCCAGCCTCGCCGCGGTGCCCTACGCCGCCGCCGCGCCGCTGGCGCAACGGCAACGCGCGCTGGCGCAGCTGCAGGTCGGCGACCTGGTGTACATCCCCGGCCACGTGATGATGGTGATCGGCCACGACCGCGGCCATACCTGGGTGATCCACGACGTGGCCGGCGCCAGCTACCGCGACGCCTCCGGCCAGCTGCAGCGCGCGCGCCTGAACGGCGTCTCGGTGACGCCGCTGGAGCCGCTGCTGCTGGGCGACGGCACGCCCTTCATCGACCGCATCACCCGCATCCAACGCGTCCGCCCGGTCCCCGCCGAATGA
- a CDS encoding L,D-transpeptidase family protein: MLLCAAVAGTCLAETGNGDAAPPALRQARQLVLVVAPDWDSPRGQLQAFERDAQGWRAHGRRFDVALGRNGSAWGLGLHPAQADGPQKREGDGRSPAGIFTIGEAFGYAQRIDSALPYQPMQQSSYCIDVPDSPLYNRIVDAERVGAEAVAGSTEPMRLDLHHDGDRRYEEGFVIGHNPQARPGAGSCIFAHLWRAPGEATAGCTAMEPADMQRLLAWLQPGAAPLFVLLPRQDYARLRSAWALPALEPAP, encoded by the coding sequence ATGCTGCTGTGCGCCGCGGTCGCCGGCACCTGCCTGGCCGAGACCGGCAACGGCGACGCGGCGCCGCCGGCGCTGCGGCAGGCGCGCCAGCTGGTGCTGGTGGTGGCGCCGGACTGGGACAGCCCACGCGGCCAGCTGCAGGCGTTCGAACGCGACGCGCAGGGCTGGCGCGCGCACGGCCGGCGCTTCGACGTGGCGCTCGGCCGCAACGGCAGCGCCTGGGGCCTGGGCCTGCATCCGGCGCAGGCCGACGGCCCGCAGAAGCGCGAAGGCGACGGCCGCAGCCCGGCCGGCATCTTCACCATCGGCGAGGCCTTCGGCTACGCGCAGCGCATCGACAGCGCCCTGCCGTACCAGCCGATGCAACAGAGCAGCTACTGCATCGACGTGCCCGATTCGCCGCTGTACAACCGCATCGTCGACGCCGAGCGGGTCGGCGCCGAGGCGGTGGCCGGCTCGACCGAACCGATGCGCCTGGACCTGCACCACGACGGCGACCGCCGCTACGAAGAAGGCTTCGTGATCGGCCACAACCCGCAGGCGCGGCCCGGCGCCGGCAGTTGCATCTTCGCCCACCTGTGGCGCGCGCCGGGCGAGGCCACCGCCGGCTGCACCGCGATGGAGCCGGCCGACATGCAACGCCTGCTGGCCTGGCTGCAGCCCGGCGCCGCACCGCTGTTCGTGCTGCTGCCGCGCCAGGACTACGCGCGCCTGCGCAGCGCCTGGGCGCTGCCCGCGCTGGAGCCGGCGCCATGA
- a CDS encoding dipeptide epimerase, with protein MKITDLQLGMLRVPLKTPFKTALRTVETVEDVIVLVHTDSGHIGYGEAPATAPITGDTHGSIIEAIERFIKPRLLGEDVANLNRLTGLIQGALERNSSAKAAVEIAVYDLWAQLYGAPLYRMLGGGDPAITTDITISVDYIDKMVADALSAIGRGFASLKIKVGKDIGLDIERVKAIHAAVEGRALLRLDANQGWTPKQAVHAMRTLEDAGVALELLEQPVKAWDLDGLKYVTERVNTPVMADESVFAPAQVFDLIQRRAADIINIKLMKTGGLSNAIRIADIAALYGVQCMIGCMIESSISVAAAVHLAVAKADIITKVDLDGPSLGLFDPVEGGVIFNESEITITDAPGLGIREIRGLELLPPRG; from the coding sequence ATGAAGATCACCGACCTCCAACTGGGCATGCTGCGCGTGCCGCTGAAGACCCCGTTCAAGACCGCGCTGCGCACCGTGGAGACGGTCGAGGACGTGATCGTGCTGGTCCACACCGACAGCGGCCACATCGGCTACGGCGAAGCGCCGGCGACCGCGCCGATCACCGGCGACACCCACGGCTCGATCATCGAGGCGATCGAGCGCTTCATCAAGCCGCGCCTGCTCGGCGAGGACGTGGCCAACCTCAACCGGCTCACCGGGCTGATCCAGGGCGCGCTGGAGCGCAACAGCAGCGCCAAGGCCGCGGTGGAGATCGCGGTCTACGACCTGTGGGCGCAGCTGTACGGCGCGCCGCTGTACCGGATGCTCGGCGGCGGCGACCCGGCGATCACCACCGACATCACCATCAGCGTGGACTACATCGACAAGATGGTGGCCGACGCGCTGTCGGCGATCGGACGCGGCTTCGCCTCGCTGAAGATCAAGGTCGGCAAGGACATCGGCCTGGACATCGAACGGGTCAAGGCTATCCACGCCGCGGTCGAAGGCCGCGCGCTGCTGCGCCTGGACGCCAACCAGGGCTGGACGCCGAAGCAGGCGGTACACGCGATGCGCACGCTGGAAGACGCCGGGGTGGCGCTGGAACTGCTGGAGCAGCCGGTCAAGGCGTGGGACCTGGACGGGCTGAAGTACGTGACCGAGCGGGTGAACACGCCGGTGATGGCCGACGAAAGCGTGTTCGCGCCGGCGCAGGTGTTCGACCTGATCCAGCGCCGCGCCGCGGACATCATCAACATCAAGCTGATGAAGACCGGCGGGCTGTCCAACGCGATCCGCATCGCCGACATCGCGGCGTTGTACGGGGTGCAGTGCATGATCGGCTGCATGATCGAGTCGAGCATCAGCGTGGCGGCGGCGGTGCACCTGGCGGTGGCCAAGGCCGACATCATCACCAAGGTGGACCTGGACGGTCCGTCGCTGGGCCTGTTCGACCCGGTGGAGGGCGGGGTGATCTTCAACGAGTCGGAGATCACCATCACCGACGCGCCGGGCCTGGGCATCCGCGAGATCCGCGGCCTGGAACTGCTGCCGCCGCGCGGCTGA
- a CDS encoding MurR/RpiR family transcriptional regulator, whose protein sequence is MPPLLKIRAERGRMSAIERRIADFVLDNAHLLRDYSSQQLASALDISQSSVVKFSQKLGFKGYPDLKYAIGDAIARNGDGQAAAAPAGAEPPDDAYLHLEQALRRSKRAAEEETRLLNPREQVERIVALLDAAPKVFVCGLGDDGLFAREFAMRLSLLGVLTVHHADPILMMANLSAARPDDVLLLFSEFGKLPALAQISRQFQACAGRVVAITRHTANPLRAHADAALAVSAHDPAPHIEQLLYRAALQHLLDFVFVLLCQNNPDRRRQLAENLERVQHLLDA, encoded by the coding sequence ATGCCGCCCCTGCTGAAAATCCGTGCCGAGCGCGGCCGCATGTCCGCGATCGAACGCCGCATCGCCGACTTCGTCCTCGACAACGCCCACCTGTTGCGCGACTACTCCTCGCAACAGCTCGCCAGCGCCCTGGACATCAGCCAGTCCAGCGTGGTCAAGTTCAGCCAGAAGCTCGGCTTCAAGGGCTATCCCGACCTCAAGTACGCGATCGGCGACGCCATCGCCCGCAACGGCGACGGCCAAGCGGCCGCCGCGCCGGCCGGCGCCGAACCGCCCGACGACGCCTACCTGCACCTGGAGCAGGCCCTGCGCCGCAGCAAGCGCGCCGCCGAGGAGGAGACCCGCCTGCTCAACCCGCGCGAACAGGTCGAGCGCATCGTCGCGCTGCTCGATGCCGCGCCGAAGGTGTTCGTCTGCGGGCTCGGCGACGACGGGCTGTTCGCGCGCGAGTTCGCCATGCGCCTGTCGCTGCTCGGCGTGCTCACCGTGCACCATGCCGACCCGATCCTGATGATGGCCAACCTGTCGGCCGCGCGCCCGGACGACGTGCTGCTGCTGTTCTCCGAGTTCGGCAAGCTGCCGGCGCTGGCGCAGATCAGCCGCCAGTTCCAGGCCTGCGCCGGGCGCGTGGTGGCGATCACCCGGCACACCGCCAACCCGCTGCGCGCGCACGCCGATGCCGCGCTGGCGGTGTCCGCGCACGATCCGGCGCCGCACATCGAACAACTGTTGTACCGTGCAGCGTTGCAGCACCTGCTCGACTTCGTGTTCGTGCTGCTGTGCCAGAACAACCCCGACCGCCGCCGGCAGCTGGCGGAGAACCTGGAGCGGGTCCAGCACCTGCTCGACGCCTGA